In Leptotrichia buccalis C-1013-b, the genomic window TAAAATTAGAGAAGCTATGCTCTGATAATTTTTTATTAAAAATGAAATTGCTATAAACACTGCAAGCCACACAATTATAGTATGAGGCTCGTTATTTTCTGCTCCTATATTTTCAGGAATAGGATAGGATTTTAGTATTTTTATTCCCATAGATGATAGAGCGACTGCAACCATTAGATGAGTTCCTGATCCAACTACTGCTCCTAAAGTTTTTCTACCTATATCGCTCAAAGTATCAAGTGGAAGACAAGCAAGATATATTATTGCCAGTCTTCCGACTACATGGAACTGTATTATAGCTATTGTTATTGTTGATATTATAAACACTAGAAATATGAATCCAATAATAAAGAGAATAAAATACAGAATAGCCCAAAAATCTTGGAACTTTAAACCTATACTTAAAAACTTACTTAATTCTTCCCATAACTTATCCCAAATACTCTGTACTTTTAATGGACTTCCCAGTCCTTCTCCAAATAAATTTCCTATATCGGAAAATAATTTATACGCCATATCTAATAGTTTCTTGTACATTTTTATAAGTTCAAAAGTTAGTACATATCTTAAAAGTTTTTTTAATGTTTCGACAAGAGTATTCCCTATATTTTCCGACCAGTTAAAAAAAGCTGTAAATGATAAGTCCAGTACAGCAAATGTAGAAGCAAGTGTCAATATTACAACCATTAAAGTTGTCATCCCAGTATCCAGCATACTGATTATTGGTTCAATTAGTGCCGTA contains:
- a CDS encoding type IV secretion system protein encodes the protein MAAANFQFDTALIEPIISMLDTGMTTLMVVILTLASTFAVLDLSFTAFFNWSENIGNTLVETLKKLLRYVLTFELIKMYKKLLDMAYKLFSDIGNLFGEGLGSPLKVQSIWDKLWEELSKFLSIGLKFQDFWAILYFILFIIGFIFLVFIISTITIAIIQFHVVGRLAIIYLACLPLDTLSDIGRKTLGAVVGSGTHLMVAVALSSMGIKILKSYPIPENIGAENNEPHTIIVWLAVFIAISFLIKNYQSIASLILYGHGGLNGSQLGYFTGNVISAGGSAIGGITSVLGGAAVGGLGAAIGTVAGGISSGGAGALAGMKTGAKIGYEVGKYPGKMTASAAENAGKAIKIMTMDFDPVTSAKKVKNTATDGIKKIMGNKKDDRENPERNESQETENTNTENENSQDTNEKNQEKMKNDNSNEASNEDSRKQSSDNGTQKNSENTRSEKTKENSSNKTFAESEMERERKNDETFTESEINREKENKE